CTTTTTCACGTACAGCTGCACTTTGGACACCAAAGAATAGAATTAGTGCTGCCACAATGACAACGATCCAGCTTTTTTTATTCATTTTCCTCACCTTTTCTCTCTGACTAAAAGTTACATTTATTTCTTACTTAATCAGGAATTTTCTTGCAATCAGGGATTAGTCAAGGTCAATTTTAGTCACTTCTAAATTAAGTTCATCCAATTGCTTGTCAGAAACAGGACTTGGAGCATCGGTGAGCACATCGACTGCGCGTCCGTTCTTAGGAAAGGCCATCACTTCACGGATATTGTCTTCTCCGGCTATGAGCATCACTAAGCGGTCTAAGCCAATCGCTAAACCACCATGAGGAGGGAAACCATAATCCAAAGCATCTAATAAGAAACCAAATTGTTGGTTAGCTTTTTCCTCTGAGAATCCTAAAGCTTTTAGCATAGCTAATTGAACTTCTTTTTGGTGAATACGGATCGAACCCCCACCAATTTCATAACCATTCAAGACAATATCATAGGCTTGGGAATAGACAGATTCAGGTTCGCTTTCTAAACGGTCAAGGTCTTCTTCGTTTGGCATAGTGAAGGGGTGGTGCATGGCAGTATAACGTTTTTCATCAGCATTGTATTCTAATAAAGGCCAGTCAACAACCCAGAGGAAATTAAATTGATTCTTATCCATCAAGTCTAATTCACGACCAAATTTTAAGCGGACTTCCCCTAATGAGGCATTAACTACCGAAGCTTGGTCTGCAGAGAAGACTAAAATGTCTCCCGCTTCAGCGTTCATCCGTTCCATTAAGGGTTGTGGGTTTTCTTTAAAGAATTTACCAATTGGTCCAGTTAGCCCATCTTCAGTTACTTTAATCCAAGCGATCCCTTTTGACCCAAATGGCTTAGTGTAAGGAGTCAAGCCATCAAGATCTTTTCTTGAGTATTGATCAGCAGCTCCTTTAATGTTAATTCCCTTAACAATTCCCCCATTTTCAATGGCCATATTGAAGACCTTAAAATCATATTGATCAACGATATCTGATAAATCAACCAATTCTAAGCCAAAGCGAGTATCAGGTTTATCAGAACCATAGCGGCTCATGGCTTCATCATAAGAAATCACTGGGAAATCTTCTGTCATGTCAAGGCCTTTAACTTGTTTCATGACTGCTTTTAACATGTTTTCGACGATATCCCGAATTTCTTCTTGGCTCAGGAAGCTGGTTTCTAAGTCGACCTGGGTAAATTCAGGTTGGCGGTCCCCACGGAGGTCCTCATCTCTAAAACAACGCACAATTTGATAATAGCGGTCAAAGCCACTTGCCATTAAAAGTTGTTTTAACAATTGTGGGGATTGAGGTAAGGCATAGAATTCACCTGGATGAACCCGGGAAGGAACTAAATAGTCACGCGCCCCTTCTGGAGTTGATTTTGATAAGTAAGGTGTTTCAATATCTAAAAAGCCATCTTGGTCTAAGAATGAACGAATGGCGTGGGTCACTTGAGACCGTAAACGGATATTATCTTGCATTCTTTGACGGCGTAAGTCGATATAGCGGTATTGCATCCGTTTATCTTCATTAACATCGATAGTATCTTCCACTGGGAATGGTGGTGTTTTAGCACGATTGAGAATGGTCAAATCACTGGCCATCACTTCAATATCCCCATTTTTTATTTTTGGGTTAATTTCCCCTTCTGCCCGAGCGACAACTTGACCTTGAACTTCAATAACGTATTCAGAACGTAGTTTTTCTGCCCGGTTAAAATGGTCACCTAGGTTAGCTTCATTAAATACTACTTGGACAAAGCCTTCGCGGTCACGCATATCAACAAAGATAACTCCACCTAAGTCACGACGACGTTGTACCCATCCTTTTAAGGTCACTTCTTGGCCGATCATTTCATTAGAAACGAGGCCACAATAATTTGTTCTTTTCATTAATCATTTCCTTCTTTCATTGCTTCTTTTACCTGGTCAAAGTGCTCAATCACATCATCAATAGCGAAATGATGCTCTTGACCAGAAGTCATATTCTTCACATTAATATTTTTTTCTGCTAGTTCGCTTTCGCCCAAGGTTAAGGTATAGGCGGCACCATGGCGGTCTGCATCACGGAATTGTTTCTTAGGCTTACGTTGGTTGAGGTCAAATTCAACATTTAAGCCTTGACGTCTTAAGGCTTGAACAATTTGTAAAGCTTCCCTCACAACGCTTTGCCCAATGGTGACCATATAGATATCGAGAGGATTTTCAACTGCTAAATCTGATTTTTGTGCTTCCAGTAATAAAATCAAGCGTTCCATCCCAATCGCAAAACCGAATCCCGGCACATCTTCCCGACCTTCGGAAAGTTCTTTCACTAGTCCGGAATATGAACCCCCACCACAAATGGTAGTTTCCGCACCAAAGACTTCACTATTAGTCATAATTTCAAAAATGGTATCTTGGTAATAGTCGAGACCGCGAACCATATTAGAGTCAATTTGATAAGGAATATTAAGGGCTGTTAATAAGCTTTGGACTTGTTCAAAACGCTCTTTAGAAGCTTCTGATAAATAATCAAGAATGTTGGGCGCATCTTTAACAATTTCCTTATCCTTGGGGTCCTTACTATCAAGCACGCGCAAAGGATTTTGATAAAGACGAGTCTTAGAATCTTCACTCAATTCCTCTTCAAAAGGTTTTAAGTAATTAATTAAGGCTTCACGGTAGTTTAAACGGGCTTCATTATCGCCTAAGGAATTAATCACTAATTTCAAGTCTTTAACTCCAAGAGTTTCAAGAATTTCCCAAGCTAGAGCAATGGTTTCCACATCACTAAGGGCGGTTTTCCCATCAAAAACCTCAACCCCTAGCTGATGAAATTGACGTTGCCGGCCACCTTGGGGACGCTCATAACGAAACATGGGACTAATGTAATAGACCTTATAAGGCTTAATGTATTCAGGGCCATACAGTTTATTTTCAATAAAGGCCCGCACAATGGGTGCTGTCCCTTCAGGTTTCAAAGCAATATGACGGTCACCTTTATCATAGAAATCATACATTTCCTTGGTGACGACGTCAGTTGTTTCTCCTACACCACGAGCAAAAAGATCATAAGATTCAAACATGGGCGTGCGAATTTCATTAAAGCGATATTTAGCCATAATATCTCGGGCTGTTTTTTCAATTGCTTGCCAAATTTCAACTTGACCCGGTAAAATATCCACAGTCCCTTTAGGTTTTTGAATCATATCCTGCCTCCTTTTAATATTTAGTGGTAATAAAAAACGCCCCTATTTCTATTCAGAAATAAGGACGATGACAATCGTGGTACCACCTTAGTTTAGTAGTCTTACTACCCTTGTCGACTAACGCGCGATAACGGAATAGCTTTGCACTATCCACCTCAGGGGTTGTCTAAAAGTGTACGAAGTGACTCCCAGCAAATATCACTCTCTCTAAACCACACTTATCAAATGCATTACTTGCTTCCCCGTCATAGGTATTCCTTAGTAAGATTACCTAATTGTCTTAAAAATGTCAACTGATTTAATAAGTTTCCGCTGTTTTTATTTGAGATTTTTATTATAATGAGTCATATGTATACTTTCCAGTATTTACCCCACCCCCAGATAGTCTGTCTTTCTTAAACTGGCTAGACTAAAAAAGAAAGTTCTAAGGAGGTTCAACTCTTGGCCAAAAATTCTCCTTCACAAACAAAAGATAAGAAAAAAAATACCTATTTAGTTTTCTCTATTATTATTCTGACCTTATTCATTATTGCTTTTGCCCTGATTTATCACGTTAAAGTTAAGTCGACCAAAGAAGTGACCACTGGTGTTATTAATATGAGAAATGGTCCTGGAATCACTTATGATATCTCCCAACAAATTGACCAAGGAAGTCAATACCAGGTGCTTGAGGAAAAGCACGATTGGAAGCATATCATTCTTGACAATGGTCAAAGCGGCTGGATTCCCAATTGGTTAGCTAATGATAGCTTAGCTAATAATGAAGAAGAAGCGAAGGCAGGAACAGGATTTATTGCCACAGTTTTATCCGACCAGGTTAACGTTTATCAAGATGATTCCACCAATTCTCAAGTGATTGGCCAAGCCAATGATAATGAAAAATATAATATCCTCTACCAGTCAGGTGATATGATCAATATCCAATACAAGGACGACATTGGCTGGATCCCCCAAAATCAAATTGAAATCACTCCGGGAGTCATTAGCCAAGCCCCAGGACGCCAACAGACTAAGGAAGAAAAAGCAGCCACAGACGCCTTCCTAGCTAATTATGACGCCTCAGTGACCGCTACCGCTGCCGGTGTCCATATCCGCAGCCAGGCAAGTAATGATTCAGAAATTATCTATAAGGGTCAAATCCATGAAAAATTTGCCTATCTTGGCCAGGATGGTGCCTATTACCATGTCAAAGCCCAAGACGGTACGGAAGGTTACCTGGCTAACTGGTTAGCGGAATCAGATTCAACCGCCATGGAAGATAAGGCAAAATCCCTAGCCAATACCTCAACCATTAAAGGAAAAACCATTGTCTTAGACCCTGGTCACGGGGGAAGTGATCCAGGAGCCATCCGCGGTGATAAACAGGAAAAAAATGTCACCCTAAAAACCGCCCAAGTGGTGAAGGGACTGCTTGAAGATTATGGGGTCAATGTCCTGATGACTCGGGAAGATGATACTTTCGTTGACCTAGCGCCGCGTGCAGACATCTATAATCAAGCCCAAGCGGATGCCTTCATTAGTCTTCACTATGACGCTGCTGAAGAAACTACAGTATCGGGAACCACCGTTTACTACTACGATGACGCTTCTATTCCTTTAAGCGAAAATGTCCAAGCTCAATTGATGGAAAAAATGCCCCTGGCAAGTAATGGCACTCGTTTCGGTAATTTCCAAGTCATTCGTGATTCAAGACCCCCTGCAATACTGATTGAATTGGGCTACATGAGTAATCCAAATGATGTCAAGGCCTTTAGCCAAGATGAATATTATCAAAAAGTTGCCCAAAGCATACTCAATGCCTTAATTATTAATTACCAAGAATAAAGTAAATAATGGCAGAAAAAAACTCACTCAGGATTTAAAAATCTTGAGTGAGTTTTCATTTTACCGAATAAAATCGTACAAGCTATTCATCTGAATCTAAGATAATCGTTATTGGACCGTCGTTAGTTAATCGAACCTGCATATCTGCACCAAACTGGCCAGTTTCAACTTCTAAACCATAGCTATTGCGAAGTTCTTCATTCAGTTCTTGATAAATGGCATCACCATGGTCTGCTTTTGCCGCATCAACAAAGCTTGGCCGGTTGCCCTTCTTGGTTCTCGCATAGAGGGTAAATTGAGAAATGGATAGGATCTTACCGCCAACTTGCTTAATATCCAAGTTCAATTTATCGTTTTCGTCAGCAAAAATTCGCATTTTGGCAATCTTTTTAGCCATGTATTTAACGGTCTTTTCAGAGTCACTATCATGGACCCCCACGAGGAGGACGAAACCATGGTCAATGTGTCCGACTGTTTCGCCGTCAATACTTACACTCGCTTCTTTAGCGCGTTGGATAACAATTCGCAAAAAATCTCCCTTTCTATTTAATAAATTTTAATCATTCATCTATTCTCTCATCGATCGCTGACATTTTAAAGACATTCACTAAACCCGTTCAACATCATAAACATCGGGAACATTTTTAATACGATCAATAATCTTCTCTAACTGATCTAAACTTTGAATAACTATTCTAATGCGTACCTTCAAATTATTGGTCTTATGATCAACATTTCCATTGACGTTAGAAATATTGGTTACCAAAGGCGTGATAACCTGCAAGATATCATTAAGAAAACCGTTACGATCAAAACCATCAATCATAATTTCTACCGCATAGGAATTATTATGGGTAGCCGCGTCTTCCCAATAGACTTCAATCAATCGTTGAGCCTGGACCTCATTCATATTTTGGATATTTTGACAGTCTTGGCGGTGAATGGTTACCCCCCGTCCCATAGTGATAAAACCAATAATGTCATCACCTGGTATGGGGTTACAGCAATGAGCTAGGCGGAAGAGAACATTATCTTCACCTTCTACCACAATACCATCATTGTGGCGAACGGCCATCCGCTCGGACTTGCCACCTCGGTTGGACTGACCGTTATTTTTACGCTCCTCCTCTTCTTGGAGGAAATCTTCCAGTTTCGACTGATGTTCTTCTTTATCACGGCGTTTCCGTTCATTTTCAGTGATCTTATTGGCGACAGCGGAAGCGGATAGTTCACCAAAGCCCACTGCTGCAAATAAGTCGTCGATACTTGAAAAATTAAAGCGTTCCAAACATTTAGCCTGCATATCTTTGTTGAATAATTCATTAAAGGAAAAGTCCATCTCTTTAACGGTTTTAATCACAGCTTCGCGGCCACGCTCAATATTTTCATCACGGTCTAATAATTTAAAATGTCGTTTTATCTTATTTTTAGCCCGATTGGTCACCACGAAATTCACCCAGTCCCGACTAGGACCAGCAGAATTCTTAGAGGTTAAGATTTCAACAATATCACCGGTATGT
The nucleotide sequence above comes from Aerococcus urinae. Encoded proteins:
- a CDS encoding N-acetylmuramoyl-L-alanine amidase; translated protein: MAKNSPSQTKDKKKNTYLVFSIIILTLFIIAFALIYHVKVKSTKEVTTGVINMRNGPGITYDISQQIDQGSQYQVLEEKHDWKHIILDNGQSGWIPNWLANDSLANNEEEAKAGTGFIATVLSDQVNVYQDDSTNSQVIGQANDNEKYNILYQSGDMINIQYKDDIGWIPQNQIEITPGVISQAPGRQQTKEEKAATDAFLANYDASVTATAAGVHIRSQASNDSEIIYKGQIHEKFAYLGQDGAYYHVKAQDGTEGYLANWLAESDSTAMEDKAKSLANTSTIKGKTIVLDPGHGGSDPGAIRGDKQEKNVTLKTAQVVKGLLEDYGVNVLMTREDDTFVDLAPRADIYNQAQADAFISLHYDAAEETTVSGTTVYYYDDASIPLSENVQAQLMEKMPLASNGTRFGNFQVIRDSRPPAILIELGYMSNPNDVKAFSQDEYYQKVAQSILNALIINYQE
- the dtd gene encoding D-aminoacyl-tRNA deacylase, coding for MRIVIQRAKEASVSIDGETVGHIDHGFVLLVGVHDSDSEKTVKYMAKKIAKMRIFADENDKLNLDIKQVGGKILSISQFTLYARTKKGNRPSFVDAAKADHGDAIYQELNEELRNSYGLEVETGQFGADMQVRLTNDGPITIILDSDE
- the hisS gene encoding histidine--tRNA ligase; translated protein: MIQKPKGTVDILPGQVEIWQAIEKTARDIMAKYRFNEIRTPMFESYDLFARGVGETTDVVTKEMYDFYDKGDRHIALKPEGTAPIVRAFIENKLYGPEYIKPYKVYYISPMFRYERPQGGRQRQFHQLGVEVFDGKTALSDVETIALAWEILETLGVKDLKLVINSLGDNEARLNYREALINYLKPFEEELSEDSKTRLYQNPLRVLDSKDPKDKEIVKDAPNILDYLSEASKERFEQVQSLLTALNIPYQIDSNMVRGLDYYQDTIFEIMTNSEVFGAETTICGGGSYSGLVKELSEGREDVPGFGFAIGMERLILLLEAQKSDLAVENPLDIYMVTIGQSVVREALQIVQALRRQGLNVEFDLNQRKPKKQFRDADRHGAAYTLTLGESELAEKNINVKNMTSGQEHHFAIDDVIEHFDQVKEAMKEGND
- the aspS gene encoding aspartate--tRNA ligase — protein: MKRTNYCGLVSNEMIGQEVTLKGWVQRRRDLGGVIFVDMRDREGFVQVVFNEANLGDHFNRAEKLRSEYVIEVQGQVVARAEGEINPKIKNGDIEVMASDLTILNRAKTPPFPVEDTIDVNEDKRMQYRYIDLRRQRMQDNIRLRSQVTHAIRSFLDQDGFLDIETPYLSKSTPEGARDYLVPSRVHPGEFYALPQSPQLLKQLLMASGFDRYYQIVRCFRDEDLRGDRQPEFTQVDLETSFLSQEEIRDIVENMLKAVMKQVKGLDMTEDFPVISYDEAMSRYGSDKPDTRFGLELVDLSDIVDQYDFKVFNMAIENGGIVKGINIKGAADQYSRKDLDGLTPYTKPFGSKGIAWIKVTEDGLTGPIGKFFKENPQPLMERMNAEAGDILVFSADQASVVNASLGEVRLKFGRELDLMDKNQFNFLWVVDWPLLEYNADEKRYTAMHHPFTMPNEEDLDRLESEPESVYSQAYDIVLNGYEIGGGSIRIHQKEVQLAMLKALGFSEEKANQQFGFLLDALDYGFPPHGGLAIGLDRLVMLIAGEDNIREVMAFPKNGRAVDVLTDAPSPVSDKQLDELNLEVTKIDLD